DNA from Geminicoccaceae bacterium:
CAGCAGAAAACCGATAATCCGAAAACAACAACAATGGGCGCTGTTTTCGGAAAATGATAAAACGTGCTGGCAAGGCAACAGCATGCAACGGCCCGATCCGGGAAACCGGATCAGCGCCGGAATGCAGCGCACAACGGCATATTGATCTCAGCAATGCGCGAACGCGATGAGGATCATGGTACGGACAGGAACTGCCCGGCATCGGGACAAAATCCCGGGCGCGACAAAATCCCGAATCTAACTATCCGAAATTAAAGCATTCCTCGCGCGCGATACCATGCGGCCGTCTGCTCAAGGCCGTCGCGCATGCCGATCTTCGGCACATAGCCGAGCTCGTTGCGGGCCTTGCCGATGTCGTAACGGCGGTTGTTGATGAAGAAATCCACCCGGCGCCGGTAGATCGGCGGGTTGATGCCGAATGGCCGACAGATGATCTCGCAGAGATGCCCGAGCAGCCGAACCGGTTGTGCGGGGATCCTGATGGTCTTCTGATCCTTCCGCTCCAGCACATCGGCAAGCGTTGCGATCAACTCGTTGAGGGACGGTTGCTCCGCACCGCCGATGATATAGGCCTCGCCGGCCTTGCCGTGGCCGGTCGCCGCCAGCAGGAAAGCCTGAGCAAGGTCATCGACATGCACAAGATGATACCCCGCGCTGCCATCGCCGAGCATGACCAGGCGCCGTTTCCCGGCCATCCTGAACAACTTGAGAAGCCGGGTGTCGCCGGGACCGTAGATCGGTGTCGGTCGGAGGACGACCGTATCCACGCCGATCTCGCGGCCATACACACGGGCGATGCGGTCGCCTTCGGCCTTGGTGACCTCGTAGATGCCATCGGGAATGACGGGAGAGGCTTCAGTGGCCGGGGCGCCGGTGACGTTGCCGTGGATCCCGACCGTGCTGCAATGGACGACCCGGCGAACGCGGTGTCGCTTTGCTGCATCCAGCAACAGTCTCACTGCGTCGACATTGATCTGACGGTAACGATCGTCGGAAAGATTGGGCTCCCGGAAAGTGCCCGCGATTCCGAGGGCGCAGTCGACGCCGTCGACGGCCTTGTCCATCACCGCCGGATCGGTGATATCGCCGGTCACGATGTCGGTCACGCCGCCCAAGCCCACGGCGGCGAGCTTTGAGGGATCGCGAACGAGGACGCGCACATCATGCCCGTCGCCGATCAGCTTCCGTGCTACCGCCGAGCCCACGAAGCCGGTGGCGCCGGTGACGAGAACTTTCATCCGGACCTCTTCTGTCATGTCATTGCCTGCACATGGAAGGGAAGGGGAGTTCGGCTTCCCTTCCATGTGCGCCCGCTACATCCTGCGCGTGCGAAGCACCCGGGCAGGATTGCCAGCTGCGACGGAATAGGGCGGAATGCTCCTGTTGACAACGCTTCCGGCACCAATGACTGCGGCCTCGCCGATTTCGGCGCCGTCGAGCACGATGCAACCCATGCCGAACAGGCAACGGTCATGGATCCGGATCGGCCCCCTGGTGAAGCGCGCCTGGGCCCTTTGAGCCTGGTCGCCATCGGCGTCCTGTGGCGTGTCGTCGGCGTCGATCTGGAAAACGCCGCCACTGATCTTTGCTCCACCTCCGATGACGACTTCCTTGCCGATATAGGTGCCACCCTGGGAATGAACGATGCTCGAACTGCCGATGTCGCTATCGTCGCCGATATGCACCGGGCCGATCTTGGCCTGCACCATCACATCTCGGCTCAGGATGACCCGGGCGCCGATGACCACGCCTTCATGGCCGGCACCGCGCCCGTCGATGACGCATCCGTCGTCGAGAATGGTCTGGTCGCCGATCGATATGGACCGGCCATTGCGAATCACGAGGTCGCAGCCGAAAATCACGCCCCGCCCGCAATGTCTGAACAGCCTGGGATAGAAGATCCTGCGCAGGCCGAACCCCAGAGCGCCGGGGAGGCGGCCGAATAGCGTTGTGATGACCTCATGGATCAGGAGATCCCGATAGCTCGCGTCAACTCCCACCACCAGATCGGCGTAACGACGCAATGTCGACTTGTTTCCATCGAAAAGCTTGCCGCGTATGAATTCCTGCTCTTCGAGGGGCGATATTTCGGGGTCCGGTCCGGTCATAAGGGGCGTCGATCTCCATGCTGTCGGTCGCAGGGCCTTTCATCTCCCGATGACGGATATCATTTTGATCAATCTTCAGCTGAACAAGAGAAGAAAAATACACGCACAGATAGACAAAGGCCGATTTGACAACTAGTACCCACCCGACCTCCGCGCAATAGGGCGCGACATACGTGGTTGTGCGCAGGGGAATTTGCCGCAAGATTCGCCATGTTTGATTCTTGCGCCGGATAGGCTACCTGAGGGGCCACCATTCCCCGAATTGGCAAGGTGCAGATGTGGAATTTCGCTTCAGGCAGGATGAGCGGCGCTAATGTTCGCCTTTGCATACCTGGCGTGCCGATACGGGAGGCATATGCCGTTGCGCTCGAAGGGGTCGGCGCGCATTGTGCGGTGCGCCATGGCGAAAAACACGACCTTCCCACGACAGCCGAAGTGAGCGACACATGAACCAGGCGGCTTCGCTATCCGCGCATCACCTGCAGGCAGATCGCAAGTCCAATGCCGCAGCCAGGGTCGACGAACTGGCCAACATGGAGCTTGCCGCATGGTCCGAGCCGTTCGACTCCTTCTGGGAGGGGCCGGAGCACGACTTCGAGAGCGGGTATGGCAAGTTCTACCAGTTCTACAAGGTGAACTACCTGCCGCATGTGCCGGACAACCGGGACGCGCGCATTCTCGTGATTTCGTGCGGACCCGGCTATTTTGTCGAGATGCTGGCGAAGAACGGCTATCGGGATGTCGTCGGCATCGATTCCTTCGAGTCGAAGGTCGCGCATGCGCGGACCCACGATCTCGACTGCCGGCTTGAACGGGCGTTCCCCTTCGTCGCCCGGCATGAAGCCCATTTTGACGTCATCGTGTGCGAGCAGGAACTCAACCATCTCACCAAGGACGAGATGCGGGGCTTCCTCGAACTGGTCTACCGCGCGCTCAAGCCCGGCGGCCGCCTCATCTGCCACGGTCTCAACGGCGCCAATCCGATCACCGGACCCGAGGCGCTCGCGCAGAACATCGATCACTTCAACACGTTCACGGAATATTCGCTCCGCCAGATGCTGGATGGGGCGGGCTTCAAGGGGAGCAAGGTCTTTCCCCTGCACCTGTATGTTTTCTACAGGAACCCGATGAACTATGTCGCGTGGGGAATTTCCTCGGTCTTCCACATGTTCTTCAGGGCCTGCTTCGTTCTCTATGGAAAGCACAACAAGCTGTTCACCAAGAAGATCGCCGCTCATGCCGACAAGCCGGCGTGACCCGGGATTGCGGCGATGCCACAGCACCAGCCATCGGTCGCCATCCGATTGAACGCAGGATCGGGTCCTTCCCAGCCATGACTGAATCGACCGGGCCATCATCCCAGTGAAACGCCAAGTTGAACACCTGGAAGGTGAGAAATTCGACCTCGTCGTCATCGGTGGCGGTATCTTCGGTGCCTGTGTGGCATGGGACGCGGTTCTTCGTGGCATGCGGGTGGCCATGGTCGAAAGGCAGGATTTCGGCGGCCAGACATCCGCGAACTGCTTCAAGATGGTGCACGGCGGCATTCGCTACATGCAGCATGCGGACATCGTCCGCATTCGTGAATCCTGCCATGAGCGGCGTGCGCTGCTGCGGATCGCGCCGCATCTGGTTCAGCCTCTACCGATAGCGATACCCACATACGGGCATGGAATGAATGGCAAGCTGCTTCTGGCTGCCGGCATGTGGGGATATGACCTGCTCACCTGCGATCGCAACCGGGGGATTGCCGACCCCGGGCGTCATGTTCCCTTCGGGTATTTTCTATCCCGCGATGACATTCTCAAGTCCTTTCCCGATCTGCACGGGGATGGGCTGACCGGTGCGGCGGTGTTTCACGACGCGCAAATGTACAGTCCGGCGCGGCTGGTGCTTGCGTTCATCCGATCGGCGGTCGATCGCGGCGTGGTTGCGTGCAACTATGTCGAAGCGGGCGATCTCGTCGTGGAGAATGGACGGGTCCGTGGCCTGAACTGCCGCGATCTCCTTTGCGGCGAGTCGTTCACGATTCATGCCGATGCGGTGATCAATGCCACTGGTGGATATTCGGAAAGCCTGTTCCGCCGCTGGTTCGAGCCCGACCGTACGGGGAAGAGGACCTATTCCCGCGATGCCTGTTTCGTCGTCGATCGCCGCTTCGAATCGCCGATGGCCATAGCGCTCATGGGGCAGAGCCGGGACAGCGATGCGGTCCTGGCGCGCGAGGGGCGTCACCTTTTCATCTCTCCGTGGCGCGATGCCTCGCTGATCGGGGTCTGGCACAAGGTCCACGAGGGCGACCCACGGGATTTGCAGGTCGAAGACCGCGAAATCGAAACCTTCATCGACGAAATCAATGGCACGTATACCGGTCTGGACATCAGGCCGGACGAGGTGAGGCTCTGGCATTCCGGGTTGCTTCCCTTCGGCGATGCCAGGGACAGCGGCCGGGAACTCAGTTACGGCAAGCGTTCCATCTTCATCGATCACGGGCGCGAGCACGGTATTGGCGGGCTGGTGTCGGTGATCGGCATTCGCTACACCATGGGCAGGGGGGATGCGGCCCGTGCGGTGGACATGCTGCTGGCCGGTCAGGGTAAACGGACGCATCGGCCGGCAACCGACCGAATCGCCATTCACGGGGGGGAGGTCGAGGTGTTCGAGGATCTCGTCACGGAAATTCACCGCAGTGATGGCCTCCCTTCGGGCGGTGCGGTCGCGCGCGCGCTCGCCCACAATCATGGTTCGGCCTATCGCGGCGTGCTCGCCCACGCACGGAACACTCCTGCGATGCTGCAGCCGATCACCGGTACGGACGTCCTCGGCGTCGAGGTGCTGCATGCCATTCGCGACGAGATGGCCGTCAACCTGGCGGATATCGTTTTTCGTCGAACGGATCTTGCAACCGCAGGTCATCCGGGAGACGAGGCCCTTCGCATGGCGGCGGTCATCGCCGGACGAGAACTCGGCTGGAATGACGGGAAGGTACAAGAAGAGATTGATGGAGTCATGGATTGCTTCCCCGGATTTCCGAGAAGTTCGGGCCGTTTCCCCTCCGATCCATTGAATGCAGAGCTGACTCATGAAGATTCTGTTCTGTAATTATGAATACCCTCCTTTAGGTGGAGGTGGCGGGGTCATCAATGCACTGCTCGCCGAAGAGCTGGCCAAGCGGCACGACGTCTCGGTGATCACTTCGCGGTGCCTCGACCTGTCGCCGGAGGAGACCCGGAACGGCGTGCGCATCATGCGCGTCCCGGTCCCCTTCAGGAGACATATGGCTGCGGCAAATATTCCTTCGCTCGTGGCATTCGTTGCCCAGGGCATCCGGTATGGCCGCGATATCGTGCGCAGGGAACGCCCCGACATCATCAACACCCATTTTGCCCTGCCTTCGGGACCTGTTGGCGACGTTCTCGCGCAGGAGATCGGTTGCCCCAACATACTTTCCGTTCACGGCGGCGATCTCTATGATCCCAGCCGCTGGACCTCACCGCACAAGCACTGGTTACTGCGCAAATGGATCGCCCACCTGATGCGCAAGGCTGATCGTGTCGTCGGACAGTCCGCGGACACCGTGCGGCGTGCCCATACCTATTACGTTCCCGGATTGAAGACCGACCAGATCCCCCTGGGAATTGCACGACCGCCGCGGATCGACGCCGATCGCAAGGATTGGGGTTTCGGTGACGAGGATGTCATCCTGGTCACGGTCGGACGACTCGTTGGACGCAAGTCGATCGATCAGCTCATCGAAATGATGCCGCACCTGCCCGAAGGCGTGCGCCTGATGATTGTCGGCGATGGCCCGATGCGGCCCGAGCTCCAGGCACTGAGCGAGAGCCTCGGCATCAATCATCGGGTTCGTTTCATGGGGTCGGTGAGCGAACTGGACAAGTTCCGTCTCCTGAAGGTTTCCGACGTCTTCGTTTCGACAAGCCAGCATGAGGGGTTCGGTCTCGTTTTCCTCGAGGCGATGGCATCGAACCTGCCGGTTGTATCGTACGACAAGGGAGGACAGACGGACTTCCTTGAAGACGGGGTCACGGGCCGGCTGATCCGTGTCGGGCAGCGCGAGACCTTCAAGAAGGCACTGCTGGACCTGCTGGCCGATCCCGGGCGATACAAGGCGATGGCCCGCCGCAATCAGGAGATTGTCGAGGCCTTCTACATCGAGCACTGTGCACGGCAATATGAAGAACTCTTCGAGGCGACACTCGAAGGCAGACAGTAATGGCGCATTGCTGCGTTTCATGTATATCCACCGTGCAGGGGCGCGCGAATGCCGGCTCGGCAAGTCGAGGTTGCGCTTCAGGTGGCAGGATTGATTCTTTTTCCACCATCTTCATCCTTCGGTTCCGATTGCGGTTCGAACGCGCCAATCGCAATTGTCGTTGACACAATATCCAAATCCGCCCGGTCCTGAGAAATGCCCCAGAAGAACAATGTCGACTTCATCTATATTGGCGGTCCGCGGTGCGGATCGACATGGCTGGCCGCAATTCTGGCCGATCATCCCGGCATTTTCGTGCCACCGAGCAAGGAAGTCCATTTCTTCAACGACAGGATGCCTTATGACTTCGAGTATCGTTATCCCCATGGGATAGAATACTATCGCGAATTCTTTGCAGATGCCAAAGAGGGTCAGAAGATCGGGGATCTTTCACCTTTCTATTTTCTCGATCCGAATGCGGCGTGGCGCATCCATCATCACTTTCCCCATGTGAAGCTGATCGCCTTTTTGCGCGATCCTGTTGACATGCTCTATTCCCTCTATCTCCTGCTGCGGCAACGCGAAAGACGCGAGGCGACGTTCGAGCGCGAACTGGAAGTGCATCCGGAGCTCATCGACCTGTGCCGCTACGACCGGCTATTGCAGCCCTTCCACGATCTTTTCGACGCGGAGAATATCCTCGTCCTGATTCAAGATGACATCAAGGCCGACCCGAAGGCCGTTGCCCGCCGGGTCTATGACTTTCTCGGCGTCGATCCGCAGTTCGACCCGCCCTCGCTCGACAAGGCCTTCAATCTTGCCGTGGAGACGAAGCCGACGGCCGTAGGCCAGTCACGGGGGCTCGCGATCCGGTTGTTGAACCGGCCATTCCTGCGACCCGTGAAGGACTGGCTCGTCAAGCGTGGCGCGAAAGATATTCGCCGCTTCCATCAGGAAGAGCAGTTCAGCGACCAGCGCTATCGCGGACCGTCACCGGAAATCCGCGCCCAGTTGGGCACATTTCTCCAGCCCGACCTTGAGCGGCTGGAACGGAGAATCGGCCGGGATCTCGGCAACTGGCGAACCTACCGAAAGCGGGAGGCGTGAAACACGTCGTCCGGCTTGCCAAGCTGGCCCTTGCGGCGGCGATCATCCTGGTTCTTGTCCGCTCGCTCGACCTGGGGGCGGCGTTGGAGGCGCTCAAGCATGCCTCGCCGGCATGGGTTGCGGCCGCTGTTGCCCTCAACGGGGCGGGGATCGTGTTTTCGGCGTTTCGCTGGCACCGGCTGGCACGGATCCTTGCTCCCGACATCAGGTATCCCGATGCGATCCGGTTCTACTGGATAGGCTCGTTCTTCAGCACAGTGCTGCCATCCAGCATAGGCGGCGACGCCGTGCGGACCGCGTTGGCCAGGAAAAGCGGCTCGGTCGAGGCGATCCTGACGAGCGTGGTGATGGAGCGGGCGACGGGCCTGCTGATGGTCATGGTCATCGGCGCTGTCGGTCTGCTGATCTTTCCCGGTGCCGACCAGCGCATACCGATGTATCACCTGCTCCTTGTGGTCCTCATCGCCGCGGCGGTCCTGGGCCCGGTGATGCTTTTCGCCGGTGCCGGCTGGCTCGATCGCCGCATCGGCAGCATGAGTGGCTCGAAACCCGTCGTGACGGCGATTCTCGCCAAGCTGGCCATGGTGGCGAGAAGTACGCTGGCCTATCGCCGGTCGCTTCCGGTCCTGCTTGAAACCTGTGGCCTGTCGCTGGTCTTCTACCTCCTCGTGTTCATGATGCAGGCGGCGTTCATCATGGCCGTCGGTGGCAATGTCAGCCCGATGGGAGTGCTGGTGGCCGCCCCCGTGGTGCTGCTGGTCTCGGCACTGCCGATCTCGATTAACGGCATCGGTGTCAGCGAGGGGGCCTTCGTCCTGTTCTACGCGCAAGTGGGTGTGGATCCGGATGCAGCTTTTGCGGCCGCGATCCTGCGGCGGATCGTCATCACTCTGGTCGCTTCCTTCGGAGCGTTCTTCTGGATTCGCCAAAAGTAGCATTCCTCCCTTCAAGCCCATTCCCGCATGTGCGGACATGAGCCGGGTGATGACAACCTCAAGTGAAGATGTTCCTGAGAGGCGGGAGGAAGCGGTCGTGCGGTCCGCGGATCGCCATCGGCAGCGACCGATGAACGGACAGGTTCAAAAACGCCCGTTGCGCCACTATTCTCGGCGCACCGGCGAGATCGGCACCCGCCGGATAATCACGTGTTGGAGGAACGGCGCTTGGCACGAGAAGATCATCCCATGTGGCGCGGTCCACGCCATCATTTCGACAGCGACCATACCAGCGACCATGTCCACTGGGTCGAGTTGTTCTACGATCTGATCCATGTCGTGACGATCTTCCTGTTGGGAAATTACCTGAGTCATCACTCGGGGCCTGGAGGCTTCGTCGTCTTTGCCGGGCTGTTCGTCGCGATCTGGTCCGCCTGGTCCGATTCGAGCGTGTTCGCTTCACTCTACGTCAGCACCGACTGGGTGCACCGTGTAACGATGGCCCTGCAGATCTGCACGGCCATGTTCGTTGCGGCGTCGATACCGAACATTCCGGGAGCCGGCTGGCCGATTTTCGCCGTGGCCTTTGGCGCCAATCGCGCGATCACCGCCTTTCTCTATTGGCGGGCGATCTGCGTGGGAGCCGAGACGACTTCGCTGGCGTACGAAATGGCGCGGAATTTCGGTGTGCTGGCGATAATCTTCGTCATATCGGGATTTCTGCCGCTGCCTTACGGGTACCTGCTGTTCGCGGCAGGTATCGTCTCGATCCAGTTGCTCTACATGCTGCCAAAGGTTGGGGTGCTGCGGCATGAGCGGTTTCGCCCACGACTGGGGCATATCGCTGAACGTATGGCGTTGCTGGTTCTCATCGTGCTCGGCGAAGGCTTCTTCAAGCTGGTGATCACCCTTTCGGAGAAGGGTATCTACAAGGCAGCGCCCGACGTGCTGATCAATTTCGTCATGGGTGGATTCTCGATCTTCCTGCTCTGCTGGACGTATTTCGACTTTGTCGGAAATGCCAAAGTGAAGGTTCTCTCCATTGGTGAAATGGTCCGCTGGTGGCTGGCCCATCTCATATTGATGATGGGGGGCGTGATGATCGGGGTGGCGCTGGCAGGCGAGGTCAAGGTCGGATTCCTCGAACCCTATCCCATCGAATATGGCTGGCTCGGCGGTGTGGGGCTCGCGATCTTCCTGCTGGCGCTCATGGTCATCCAGAATGCCGTCGAGCCTCGACTGGCGCATCGGTATGCCACCTGGCGACTGCGGCTTTTCGGGGCGGTCGTGTCATTGGTCATGGTCGGGGTCGTGCCCTTCGTGCCATCGCTCGTCGGTAATCTCCTGTGGTTCATCGCCATCGGCTCGCAGATCCTGATGCCGTTGATGTGGGGCTATCGCGATCTCGTTCTGAAAAAGGCGGGCTAGCCGGCCATGCGCCAGATAGTCTACGCTTGGATGGAGCGGACGGATCACGGGCAGCCTGGTGCTCGCTGGTTGCAGATGGCGATCATCGCCCTGATCGCCATCAATGTCCTCGCGGTGACGCTTGAGACCGATCAGGATCTCTACAACGCCCACGCGCGGTGGTTTCACCTGTTCGATGTCATCTCCGTCGCGATCTTCTCGGTCGAGTACGCCATTCGCCTGTGGGTTTGTGTCGAGGCGCCGGAGGCTCAGGGGCACCGGTTTCCCCGGTTGCGCTACATGGTCACGCCGATGGCGGTGATCGATCTGCTGGCGATCCTGCCTTTCTACCTTACTGCGATCTTCCATGTCGATCTCCGCTTCCTGCGGGCTCTGCGACTGTTGCGGATTTTCAAGCTTACCCGCTATTCGACGACGATGACCATCTTGCTTGAGGTCTTCCGCGAAGAGGCGAGTACATTCTTTGCGAGTTTTTTCATCCTTTTCATCCTGCTGATCCTGACGGCCAGTGGCGCCTATCTTGTCGAGCACGAGGTACAGCCCGACAAGTTCGGCTCCGTCCCGATGGCCATGTGGTGGGCGGTGGTCACATTGACCACCGTGGGATATGGCGATGTCACGCCGATCACGGCTGCCGGCAAGGTCTTCGGTGCGTTCGCGACCGTCATCGGGGTGGGGATGGCCGCCATGCCCGCCGGCATTCTCGCCAGCGGGCTTGCCGATCATCTGCACCGACGCCGCGATTATCTGCGCAGCCGGTTCCGCATCGCCCTGGAGGACGGTTACATCGACCGGCAGGAGGGGGGTGAGATCGAGACGTTGCGCAAGCAGCTTGGCATCAGCCGCGAAACGGCGCGAATGATTCGCGAAGAAGTGCTGGAGCAGCATCGCTCCAATGCTCCCATGACGATGACCTGCCCGCACTGCAGCAGAACCTGCACCATCAATCCGAGGGAGGCGGTGAAGTGAACGACCCGACAGGACATGCCGATGACGGGCAATGACCGGGTCCGGCAGAACCGGACCCGGCAGAAGGAGAGTATGAAATGTCATGCAAAGGACAAATGCACCTCAGCAGGATCATCAGGGCCTTCGCATTCGTAAAAATTAC
Protein-coding regions in this window:
- a CDS encoding flippase-like domain-containing protein, translated to MKHVVRLAKLALAAAIILVLVRSLDLGAALEALKHASPAWVAAAVALNGAGIVFSAFRWHRLARILAPDIRYPDAIRFYWIGSFFSTVLPSSIGGDAVRTALARKSGSVEAILTSVVMERATGLLMVMVIGAVGLLIFPGADQRIPMYHLLLVVLIAAAVLGPVMLFAGAGWLDRRIGSMSGSKPVVTAILAKLAMVARSTLAYRRSLPVLLETCGLSLVFYLLVFMMQAAFIMAVGGNVSPMGVLVAAPVVLLVSALPISINGIGVSEGAFVLFYAQVGVDPDAAFAAAILRRIVITLVASFGAFFWIRQK
- a CDS encoding acyltransferase, whose product is MTGPDPEISPLEEQEFIRGKLFDGNKSTLRRYADLVVGVDASYRDLLIHEVITTLFGRLPGALGFGLRRIFYPRLFRHCGRGVIFGCDLVIRNGRSISIGDQTILDDGCVIDGRGAGHEGVVIGARVILSRDVMVQAKIGPVHIGDDSDIGSSSIVHSQGGTYIGKEVVIGGGAKISGGVFQIDADDTPQDADGDQAQRAQARFTRGPIRIHDRCLFGMGCIVLDGAEIGEAAVIGAGSVVNRSIPPYSVAAGNPARVLRTRRM
- a CDS encoding low temperature requirement protein A, which codes for MWRGPRHHFDSDHTSDHVHWVELFYDLIHVVTIFLLGNYLSHHSGPGGFVVFAGLFVAIWSAWSDSSVFASLYVSTDWVHRVTMALQICTAMFVAASIPNIPGAGWPIFAVAFGANRAITAFLYWRAICVGAETTSLAYEMARNFGVLAIIFVISGFLPLPYGYLLFAAGIVSIQLLYMLPKVGVLRHERFRPRLGHIAERMALLVLIVLGEGFFKLVITLSEKGIYKAAPDVLINFVMGGFSIFLLCWTYFDFVGNAKVKVLSIGEMVRWWLAHLILMMGGVMIGVALAGEVKVGFLEPYPIEYGWLGGVGLAIFLLALMVIQNAVEPRLAHRYATWRLRLFGAVVSLVMVGVVPFVPSLVGNLLWFIAIGSQILMPLMWGYRDLVLKKAG
- a CDS encoding glycerol-3-phosphate dehydrogenase/oxidase, encoding MKRQVEHLEGEKFDLVVIGGGIFGACVAWDAVLRGMRVAMVERQDFGGQTSANCFKMVHGGIRYMQHADIVRIRESCHERRALLRIAPHLVQPLPIAIPTYGHGMNGKLLLAAGMWGYDLLTCDRNRGIADPGRHVPFGYFLSRDDILKSFPDLHGDGLTGAAVFHDAQMYSPARLVLAFIRSAVDRGVVACNYVEAGDLVVENGRVRGLNCRDLLCGESFTIHADAVINATGGYSESLFRRWFEPDRTGKRTYSRDACFVVDRRFESPMAIALMGQSRDSDAVLAREGRHLFISPWRDASLIGVWHKVHEGDPRDLQVEDREIETFIDEINGTYTGLDIRPDEVRLWHSGLLPFGDARDSGRELSYGKRSIFIDHGREHGIGGLVSVIGIRYTMGRGDAARAVDMLLAGQGKRTHRPATDRIAIHGGEVEVFEDLVTEIHRSDGLPSGGAVARALAHNHGSAYRGVLAHARNTPAMLQPITGTDVLGVEVLHAIRDEMAVNLADIVFRRTDLATAGHPGDEALRMAAVIAGRELGWNDGKVQEEIDGVMDCFPGFPRSSGRFPSDPLNAELTHEDSVL
- a CDS encoding class I SAM-dependent methyltransferase: MNQAASLSAHHLQADRKSNAAARVDELANMELAAWSEPFDSFWEGPEHDFESGYGKFYQFYKVNYLPHVPDNRDARILVISCGPGYFVEMLAKNGYRDVVGIDSFESKVAHARTHDLDCRLERAFPFVARHEAHFDVIVCEQELNHLTKDEMRGFLELVYRALKPGGRLICHGLNGANPITGPEALAQNIDHFNTFTEYSLRQMLDGAGFKGSKVFPLHLYVFYRNPMNYVAWGISSVFHMFFRACFVLYGKHNKLFTKKIAAHADKPA
- a CDS encoding sulfotransferase, which gives rise to MPQKNNVDFIYIGGPRCGSTWLAAILADHPGIFVPPSKEVHFFNDRMPYDFEYRYPHGIEYYREFFADAKEGQKIGDLSPFYFLDPNAAWRIHHHFPHVKLIAFLRDPVDMLYSLYLLLRQRERREATFERELEVHPELIDLCRYDRLLQPFHDLFDAENILVLIQDDIKADPKAVARRVYDFLGVDPQFDPPSLDKAFNLAVETKPTAVGQSRGLAIRLLNRPFLRPVKDWLVKRGAKDIRRFHQEEQFSDQRYRGPSPEIRAQLGTFLQPDLERLERRIGRDLGNWRTYRKREA
- a CDS encoding NAD-dependent epimerase/dehydratase family protein, with amino-acid sequence MTEEVRMKVLVTGATGFVGSAVARKLIGDGHDVRVLVRDPSKLAAVGLGGVTDIVTGDITDPAVMDKAVDGVDCALGIAGTFREPNLSDDRYRQINVDAVRLLLDAAKRHRVRRVVHCSTVGIHGNVTGAPATEASPVIPDGIYEVTKAEGDRIARVYGREIGVDTVVLRPTPIYGPGDTRLLKLFRMAGKRRLVMLGDGSAGYHLVHVDDLAQAFLLAATGHGKAGEAYIIGGAEQPSLNELIATLADVLERKDQKTIRIPAQPVRLLGHLCEIICRPFGINPPIYRRRVDFFINNRRYDIGKARNELGYVPKIGMRDGLEQTAAWYRARGML
- a CDS encoding glycosyltransferase family 4 protein; this encodes MKILFCNYEYPPLGGGGGVINALLAEELAKRHDVSVITSRCLDLSPEETRNGVRIMRVPVPFRRHMAAANIPSLVAFVAQGIRYGRDIVRRERPDIINTHFALPSGPVGDVLAQEIGCPNILSVHGGDLYDPSRWTSPHKHWLLRKWIAHLMRKADRVVGQSADTVRRAHTYYVPGLKTDQIPLGIARPPRIDADRKDWGFGDEDVILVTVGRLVGRKSIDQLIEMMPHLPEGVRLMIVGDGPMRPELQALSESLGINHRVRFMGSVSELDKFRLLKVSDVFVSTSQHEGFGLVFLEAMASNLPVVSYDKGGQTDFLEDGVTGRLIRVGQRETFKKALLDLLADPGRYKAMARRNQEIVEAFYIEHCARQYEELFEATLEGRQ
- a CDS encoding ion transporter encodes the protein MRQIVYAWMERTDHGQPGARWLQMAIIALIAINVLAVTLETDQDLYNAHARWFHLFDVISVAIFSVEYAIRLWVCVEAPEAQGHRFPRLRYMVTPMAVIDLLAILPFYLTAIFHVDLRFLRALRLLRIFKLTRYSTTMTILLEVFREEASTFFASFFILFILLILTASGAYLVEHEVQPDKFGSVPMAMWWAVVTLTTVGYGDVTPITAAGKVFGAFATVIGVGMAAMPAGILASGLADHLHRRRDYLRSRFRIALEDGYIDRQEGGEIETLRKQLGISRETARMIREEVLEQHRSNAPMTMTCPHCSRTCTINPREAVK